The Huiozyma naganishii CBS 8797 chromosome 6, complete genome genome includes a window with the following:
- the CTS1 gene encoding chitinase (similar to Saccharomyces cerevisiae CTS1 (YLR286C); ancestral locus Anc_6.80), protein MSLVLNIFIVYFVYFLQTVLSFDINDRKNVAVYWGQNSAGTQQSLGNYCQSSDADIFILSFLDNFPSMDLNFADACLDRFPDGDHAGLLHCSQIASDIQTCQSLGKVVLLSMGGANGAYGFASSTQQEIEVFAENLWNTFGEGTGVTDRPFDSASVDGFDFDIENNNSAGYTILINKLRQLFTSGSKQYFISGSPQCPYPDASTGDMLANANVDFAFIQFYNNYCNVEKQFNWDTWLNFASTVSPNADIKLYLGLPGSPTAAGSGYISDMAALAKAIENTAQSKNFGGVSLWDASQAFSNEIDGTSYVHVIKSLLEKTMGSTATTSAATTAERTTSTLAPTIIRSSTMTSAGMPLSETAETTVTGHTHATTARVPITLRPFTTSQEDLSTVGTTTPSTIRRVTTTLTPTISNENKDVATETTTTTSAATTTSSPTTTTQQEVTHGAVTTLLPSTTIATQTPVTTFTNPAPAVTTAATATTAATTVTTPTDTPTSSAHEFARQLNALYAQGQFDGSATTCTDGAISCSVDGSIALCNFGAWVTMECAAGTTCFAFDEGDEVFTQCNFIDLKSTFL, encoded by the coding sequence atGTCACTCGTTTTAAACATTTTTATAGTATACTTCGTATACTTCCTTCAAACTGTCCTTTCCTTTGACATAAATGACCGAAAAAACGTCGCTGTCTACTGGGGACAGAACTCTGCTGGTACGCAACAATCACTAGGAAATTATTGCCAATCGTCCGATGCGGACATATTCATCctgtccttcttggacaatTTCCCCTCAATGGATTTGAATTTTGCTGACGCCTGTCTCGATAGGTTCCCCGATGGTGACCACGCCGGACTGTTGCACTGTAGCCAAATTGCTAGCGACATCCAGACTTGCCAATCGTTGGGCAAAGTTGTCTTACTCTCGATGGGGGGTGCGAACGGCGCTTACGGTTTTGCAAGCTCTACTCAACAAGAAATAGAAGTCTTTGCGGAAAATTTATGGAACACCTTCGGTGAGGGTACTGGTGTCACAGATCGTCCATTTGATTCGGCTAGCGTCGACGGTTTCGATTTCGACAtagagaacaacaacagtgcGGGCTACACCATTTTGATAAACAAATTGAGGCAACTGTTTACTAGCGGCTCCAAACAGTACTTCATTTCCGGTTCCCCACAATGCCCATACCCAGATGCCTCAACTGGTGATATGTTGGCTAATGCGAATGTCGATTTTGCATTCATTCAATTTTACAACAACTACTGCAATGTAGAAAAACAATTCAACTGGGACACATGGCTGAACTTTGCAAGTACGGTGTCTCCAAATGCGGATATCAAGTTGTACCTTGGTCTTCCAGGCTCTCCAACTGCCGCAGGATCTGGGTATATATCTGATATGGCGGCGTTAGCGAAGGCCATCGAAAACACTGCTCAGTCCAAAAATTTCGGTGGTGTTTCCTTGTGGGATGCCTCGCAGGCCTTCAGCAACGAAATAGATGGTACATCTTACGTTCACGTTATCAAGTCTCTTCTGGAGAAAACTATGGGCAGCACTGCTACAACTTCCGCAGCAACTACAGCTGAGAGAACCACGTCCACATTAGCGCCCACAATTATTCGCAGCTCCACCATGACCTCGGCTGGAATGCCATTATCTGAGACTGCTGAGACCACTGTCACAGGTCACACTCATGCCACCACTGCAAGAGTCCCAATCACATTGAGACCATTCACGACCAGCCAGGAGGATCTTTCGACGGTCGGCACGACTACACCATCAACGATCAGACGTGTGACAACAACGCTTACCCCAACCATTTCCAATGAAAACAAGGACGTCGCCACTGAAACTACAACTACCACCAGTGCAGCAACTACTACGAGCTCTCCCACCACAActacacaacaagaagttaCCCACGGTGCTGTTACCACATTGTTGCCATCCACCACGATAGCCACACAGACTCCTGTTACGACCTTTACCAATCCGGCTCCCGCCGTCACGACGGCTGCTACTGCTACAACCGCTGCAACGACAGTTACCACCCCCACTGACACCCCCACATCTTCCGCGCACGAATTTGCCAGGCAATTAAATGCCTTGTATGCTCAGGGACAATTTGATGGGAGTGCAACGACATGTACAGACGGTGCAATTTCGTGCAGTGTTGATGGATCTATTGCTCTTTGTAACTTTGGCGCGTGGGTTACGATGGAATGTGCTGCCGGTACTACATGTTTTGCATTTGATGAAGGCGACGAAGTATTCACGCAATGCAATTTTATCGATTTGAAGTCTACCTTCTTGTGA
- the SEC72 gene encoding Sec63 complex subunit SEC72 (similar to Saccharomyces cerevisiae SEC72 (YLR292C); ancestral locus Anc_6.89) — MALVYNENSKLVDFEGTEVSPMLRINAEQVNKLSKALIAESNVAAVTPQPNDKHTKLIRNLFESSVANTKQGKLQESLKNVTLAVEMARRTRAPYEAFAIQLQELQMMLRQKIDLQLVLGKHLDALQDLEFMLGTGVVSPDVFIRKTDCLLKLGQWLEATACCERGLALQPEDTKLKLLRRECATKLAEYNGDI; from the coding sequence ATGGCGCTGGTTTACAACGAGAACTCGAAACTCGTGGACTTCGAGGGCACCGAGGTGTCGCCCATGCTGCGCATCAACGCAGAACAAGTGAACAAACTGTCCAAGGCTCTTATCGCAGAGTCGAACGTCGCCGCCGTGACCCCACAGCCCAATGACAAGCACACAAAGCTCATCCGCAACCTGTTCGAGTCCTCAGTCGCGAACACGAAGCAGGGGAAACTACAGGAATCCCTCAAGAACGTCACGCTCGCCGTGGAGATGGCTCGCCGCACACGCGCTCCCTACGAGGCCTTCGCCATCCAGCTCCAGGAACTTCAAATGATGCTCAGACAGAAGATCGATCTGCAGCTTGTCCTGGGGAAACACCTCGACGCGCTGCAGGACCTGGAGTTCATGCTCGGCACAGGGGTCGTGTCCCCGGACGTGTTCATCCGCAAGACGGACTGTCTACTCAAGTTGGGCCAGTGGCTGGAGGCCACCGCCTGCTGCGAGAGGGGGCTCGCCTTGCAGCCTGAGGACACGAAACTGAAACTGCTCAGACGCGAGTGTGCTACGAAACTCGCCGAGTACAACGGCGACATCTGA
- the GCD7 gene encoding translation initiation factor eIF2B subunit beta (similar to Saccharomyces cerevisiae GCD7 (YLR291C); ancestral locus Anc_6.88) — translation MSTSNLKSLANNNNNANTDINVTINAFIARLKRKQIVGSYAIALETLQLLKRFISAARWSHVNELIEQIRTLGCTLERAQPTAFCCGSVIRRVLTVIRDEVEEDMQDGAPVVEGTAANEPLISSMFNLLQKPDEKQQQFYNKNHRKTKTDFRQVAIQGIKDLVDEITNIDDGIQQIAIDLIHDHEILLTPTPESKTVLKFLIRARERAHRKFTVLVSEGFPNNTRNAHEFAKKLAQHDIETIIIPDSAVFAMMSRVGKVIIGTKTVFINGGSIASSSGTSSVCECAREFKTPVFAVAGLYKLSPLYPFNVGKFVEFGGSHEVLPKMDPRFRLDIVNKTTAYVPPENIDIYITNIGGFAPSFIYRIVWDNYKQIDVNLDDKQTNKLTA, via the coding sequence ATGTCGACGTCTAACCTGAAGAGTCTCGccaacaataacaacaacgcGAACACGGACATCAACGTCACGATCAATGCGTTCATCGCGAggctgaagaggaagcagaTCGTCGGGTCGTACGCCATCGCGCTCGAGACGTTGCAGTTGCTCAAGCGGTTCATCTCCGCGGCACGGTGGTCGCACGTGAACGAGCTCATTGAGCAGATCAGGACTCTGGGGTGCACGCTCGAGAGGGCACAGCCGACTGCGTTCTGCTGCGGGAGTGTCATACGAAGAGTCCTCACCGTCATCAGGGACGAGGTCGAGGAGGATATGCAGGATGGGGCACCCGTTGTTGAGGGCACAGCCGCGAACGAGCCCCTCATTTCGTCCATGTTCAACCTCTTGCAGAAACCCGATGagaaacaacagcagttctacaacaagaaccaCAGGAAGACGAAGACAGACTTCAGGCAGGTTGCCATCCAGGGGATCAAGGATCTTGTCGACGAGATCACCAACATCGATGACGGGATACAGCAGATCGCAATCGACCTTATCCACGACCATGAGATCCTTCTCACCCCGACACCTGAATCCAAAACGGTCCTGAAGTTCCTCATTAGGGCCCGTGAGAGAGCCCACAGAAAGTTCACCGTGCTTGTTTCAGAGGGATTCCCCAACAACACGAGGAACGCCCACGAGTTCGCCAAGAAACTTGCTCAGCACGACATTGAAACGATCATCATCCCAGACTCAGCGGTCTTCGCCATGATGTCCCGGGTCGGGAAGGTCATCATCGGCACAAAGACCGTGTTCATCAACGGTGGGTCCATTGCCTCCAGCTCGGGCACATCCTCCGTGTGCGAGTGCGCGAGAGAGTTCAAGACACCAGTGTTCGCAGTCGCGGGACTGTACAAACTGTCCCCCCTGTACCCGTTCAACGTCGGCAAATTCGTCGAGTTTGGCGGTTCGCACGAGGTGCTCCCCAAGATGGACCCGCGCTTCAGACTGGACATCGTCAACAAGACCACCGCGTACGTCCCACCGGAAAACATCGACATCTACATCACCAACATCGGCGGGTTCGCTCCAAGTTTCATCTACAGAATCGTCTGGGACAACTACAAACAGATCGACGTCAATCTAGACGACAAACAGACCAACAAACTGACTGCGTAG
- the GUF1 gene encoding GTPase GUF1 (similar to Saccharomyces cerevisiae GUF1 (YLR289W); ancestral locus Anc_6.86): MLLRCFKTNRNALRRIYGVRYNGTKSVLERISQIPMEKYKVFSIVAHIDHGKSTLSDRLLELTNVITTDTKNRQVLDKLEVERERGITIKAQTCAMFYKDYLLQLIDTPGHVDFRGEVARAMAAVDGAILLVDAVKGVQAQTVANFQMAKEMGVPLIPVINKIDLRDAETEKVRSQIVDSLGFKEDEIVMISAKSGINIPEKLLPAIIERIPPPHGSYAKHFRALLIDSWYDSYLGVILLVKVVDGTIAVGDKIVSAHTKKKYDAKKIGIMYPNQTPTGQLKSGQVGYIVPGMKNIKDALLGDTLVHEKFENDTEVLPGFEESKPMVFVGAFPADGSNFKDMDDDIGRLVLNDRSVSLSRETSNAFGQGWRLGFLGSLHASVFKERLEKEYGSNLIITQPTVPYMIRYTNGEEKVITNPYYFPDSTSKHRTKIKALLEPYVKAIITLPNDYVGSVIQLCDNNRGQQLDLTYSSVDDQVVLTYDLPLSQLVDDFFGKLKSVSRGYAALDYEDSAYKESDIVKLELLVNGKSLDALSQVVHKSQMQRIAREWVKKFKEYVKSQLYEVVIQAKVNGKVLARETIKARRKDVLAKLHASDVSRRKKLLAKQKEGKKSLKSVGNVQISQDAYQAFLRR, encoded by the coding sequence ATGCTGCTTCGATGCTTCAAAACGAACCGTAATGCACTGAGACGAATTTATGGAGTGAGATACAATGGAACGAAGAGTGTTCTGGAAAGGATATCTCAAATACCGATGGAGAAATACAAAGTGTTCTCAATCGTGGCCCATATTGACCATGGTAAATCCACGCTTAGCGATAGGCTGCTTGAATTGACTAACGTCATCACGACAGATACGAAAAATAGGCAGGTACTGGATAAATTGGAGGTGGAAAGGGAGAGAGGCATCACGATCAAAGCTCAAACATGTGCCATGTTCTATAAAGATTATCTACTGCAGCTTATTGATACACCCGGGCATGTAGATTTTAGGGGCGAGGTTGCTCGGGCAATGGCTGCTGTAGATGGGGCCATCTTGCTGGTAGACGCAGTAAAGGGTGTCCAAGCGCAGACTGTAGCCAATTTCCAGATGGCCAAAGAGATGGGCGTACCGCTGATCCCCGTGATCAATAAGATTGACCTAAGAGATGCTGAGACGGAAAAAGTGCGCTCACAGATAGTCGATTCTTTAGGGTTCAAAGAGGATGAAATTGTAATGATCAGTGCCAAGAGCGGGATCAATATTCCAGAAAAGCTCCTGCCTGCTATAATTGAACGGATCCCGCCTCCACACGGATCGTACGCAAAGCATTTTAGAGCGCTACTGATAGACTCCTGGTACGACTCGTACCTGGGGGTGATATTGTTAGTGAAAGTGGTAGATGGCACGATCGCGGTAGGCGATAAGATCGTCAGCGCACACACTAAAAAGAAATATGATGCCAAAAAAATCGGAATCATGTACCCAAACCAAACACCTACTGGTCAATTGAAGAGCGGACAGGTTGGCTACATTGTTCCCGGGATGAAGAACATCAAGGATGCTTTGCTGGGCGATACCCTAGTCCACGAGAAGTTCGAAAATGACACGGAGGTGTTACCTGGGTTTGAAGAGTCTAAACCCATGGTCTTTGTGGGGGCAtttccagcagacggtaGTAATTTCAAGGATATGGACGACGATATTGGTAGACTGGTTTTAAACGACAGATCGGTCTCTCTTTCAAGAGAAACTTCAAATGCATTCGGGCAAGGTTGGAGATTAGGGTTTCTAGGATCTTTGCATGCATCTGTATTCAAAGAAAGATTGGAGAAGGAATACGGATCCAACCTTATTATCACACAACCTACTGTGCCTTACATGATTAGATACACCAATGGAGAGGAAAAAGTGATTACGAATCCTTATTACTTCCCAGATTCCACCTCCAAGCACAGAACCAAGATAAAGGCGCTCTTGGAACCCTACGTCAAGGCTATTATCACTTTACCTAACGATTACGTCGGGTCTGTAATTCAACTTTGTGATAACAACAGAGGTCAGCAGTTGGATCTAACGTATTCCTCCGTCGACGATCAAGTCGTGCTAACATATGACCTACCGTTGTCGCAGCTTGTGGAcgatttttttggtaaaTTGAAGTCTGTCTCCAGAGGGTACGCAGCTTTGGACTACGAGGACTCTGCTTACAAAGAGTCCGATATTGTGAAGCTTGAGCTGTTGGTAAATGGGAAATCTTTGGATGCGCTCTCTCAAGTTGTACACAAGAGTCAAATGCAACGGATCGCTAGGGAGTGGgtcaaaaaattcaaagagtaCGTCAAGTCACAACTGTACGAGGTTGTGATCCAGGCGAAAGTTAACGGCAAAGTTCTCGCGCGTGAAACGATCAAGGCAAGAAGGAAGGACGTTTTGGCGAAGCTACACGCCTCCGATGTCtcaagaaggaaaaaactgCTGGCTAAGCAGAAAGAGGGGAAGAAATCTTTAAAGAGTGTGGGGAACGTTCAGATATCGCAGGATGCGTATCAGGCATTTTTGAGAAGATAG
- the MEC3 gene encoding Mec3p (similar to Saccharomyces cerevisiae MEC3 (YLR288C); ancestral locus Anc_6.85), with protein sequence MKLKLIINGYESPEDYKLLRTTISTVNALRKTAILRFTDERLTIISTPKSPFNSGESTVLHGDNGQLWCTIPRDVFSLYNVMSIREMNTITMEFNCASLWSVFQRYERAMNQGSSSSMVWKLQNVPEWKVNEFSGSTDEEYVANRRRANIIYGLTITFEEMVQTLENGSASATTGGPDEDGNINATTTTTVRGNNNIIVHSFKIPVRVLYKVQDLRMKEPMMPVEPLILKLPSISSEFGTPFHHFMKRVHRYSNVYNIRLKALHRLRDSNDPAAPNNVQLNIAVNELEWSLNIGWNGPLDVSFDPNERDREESKNRPSASSPNEVMVPSTLQSTEGTNLNIVTPYTGDATTAEEADMLRVEDSEMSIAYRPHALAHENVPESARGTPAGPTRTALEEISAYVEQAERESVSQSEIILKSKDWKVCTRLYTAFDDVLLAIVHNQCCLFHCSLERGEPEDSQLDASETREKGQIIYYMIRSKPL encoded by the coding sequence atgaagttgaaacttATAATCAATGGGTATGAATCTCCCGAGGACTACAAACTGCTAAGGACAACCATCTCCACTGTGAATGCCCTGAGGAAGACTGCCATTCTAAGGTTTACCGATGAGCGATTGACAATTATATCGACTCCAAAATCACCGTTTAACAGTGGTGAGAGTACCGTATTGCATGGGGATAATGGGCAGTTGTGGTGCACGATACCAAGGGACGTTTTCAGCCTGTACAACGTGATGTCGATCAGAGAGATGAACACAATAACCATGGAATTCAACTGTGCGTCCCTGTGGAGTGTCTTCCAGCGGTACGAAAGGGCAATGAACCAGGGGTCGAGCTCGAGTATGGTGTGGAAGCTACAAAATGTGCCGGAGTGGAAAGTGAACGAGTTCAGCGGCAGTACCGATGAGGAGTACGTTGCCAATAGAAGACGCGCAAATATCATATACGGGCTGACCATTacatttgaagagatggtACAAACGCTTGAGAACGGTTCCGCATCTGCGACCACGGGCGGCCCTGACGAAGACGGGAACATAAATGCGACGACAACAACCACTGTGAGAgggaacaacaacattatAGTGCATTCGTTCAAGATACCCGTTAGGGTTCTGTACAAAGTGCAGGATCTGCGAATGAAGGAACCAATGATGCCCGTGGAGCCCCTTATTCTGAAACTCCCCTCGATAAGCAGTGAGTTCGGCACCCCGTTCCACCATTTCATGAAGAGGGTGCATCGGTATTCCAACGTTTACAATATACGGCTGAAAGCTCTACATCGACTACGAGACAGTAACGATCCTGCAGCTCCGAACAACGTCCAATTGAACATTGCAGTCAACGAGCTGGAATGGAGCCTGAACATTGGTTGGAACGGTCCCCTGGACGTATCATTCGATCCCAATGAACGGGACCGCGAGGAGAGCAAAAACCGCCCCTCGGCGTCCTCCCCCAACGAGGTGATGGTCCCATCAACGCTGCAGAGTACCGAGGGGACCAATCTAAACATTGTCACACCGTACACTGGTGACGCCACAACAGCGGAGGAGGCAGATATGTTGCGGGTGGAGGACAGCGAGATGTCTATCGCGTATAGGCCACACGCACTCGCCCACGAAAATGTCCCCGAAAGCGCACGCGGGACACCAGCGGGCCCAACCAGAACCGCATTGGAGGAAATCTCCGCGTACGTCGAGCAAGCGGAAAGAGAGAGCGTGTCCCAATCGGAGATTATCCTCAAAAGTAAAGACTGGAAAGTTTGTACAAGACTTTACACTGCGTTCGACGATGTGCTGCTGGCCATCGTGCACAACCAGTGCTGCCTGTTTCACTGCTCCCTCGAACGGGGTGAGCCGGAGGACTCACAGCTGGACGCCTCGGAGACCAGAGAGAAAGGACAGATCATATATTACATGATACGCTCGAAGCCGCTGTAG
- the KNAG0F03110 gene encoding uncharacterized protein (similar to Saccharomyces cerevisiae YLR287C; ancestral locus Anc_6.82) codes for MADSINVSLSHLTDLQNAIKTQFLDRYLDNLDAIHTIQSSTKFKDSTALKELGKLSQLIRSHATKIGIVLNPETFNPQNYAAVYKELKSLIDVVFLLFSVTPLFYTAQNKKMYAQFLLERLDSALLNLLNGLNFLSEELKGKLEDGSFDENRLRSVGILWSTCDALDDISTKGNFGLLSDKVKVSSDMINDVVTEIDEFLEDPESVLEGMADLGLSDLETEDAGDSTETIKAIRPFMEVWKNKLKLIKLLLSSFNSTITSTTYNEKDYSGSMLDELNSLHQSIAEQVDDFISDIYMADESFTAEDSKEEISKLDATIRKMIKVIKNLNKSDQKKIKWINTWECKYFPSESNTLAK; via the coding sequence ATGGCTGATTCAATAAATGTTTCATTGTCACATTTGACGGACTTGCAAAACGCTATAAAGACTCAATTCTTGGACAGATATTTAGATAATTTGGATGCCATACACACAATCCAATCCAGCACAAAGTTCAAGGACTCGACGGCGCTGAAGGAACTGGGCAAGCTTTCACAGTTGATCAGATCGCATGCCACCAAGATTGGGATTGTGTTGAACCCTGAGACTTTCAACCCCCAGAATTACGCGGCAGTGTACAAAGAACTGAAAAGCTTGATTGACGTCGTCTTCCTACTGTTCAGCGTCACACCGCTTTTCTACACAGcccaaaataaaaagatGTACGCGCAATTCCTGCTTGAGAGACTAGACAGTGCACTTTTGAATCTGCTGAACGGACTGAACTTCCTCTCTGAGGAATTGAAGGGAAAACTGGAAGACGGCAGTTTCGATGAGAACAGATTACGCTCAGTCGGAATTTTGTGGTCTACGTGCGATGCGCTCGATGATATCAGCACAAAGGGGAACTTCGGACTGCTCTCTGACAAGGTCAAAGTTAGCAGTGATATGATCAACGATGTTGTCACCGAGATTGACGAGTTTTTGGAAGACCCGGAGAGTGTTCTCGAAGGAATGGCAGACCTCGGGTTGTCGGACTTGGAAACTGAGGACGCTGGCGACAGTACAGAAACAATCAAGGCTATTCGGCCCTTTATGGAGGTCTGgaagaacaaattgaaaCTGATCAAACTGCTCTTGTCCTCGTTCAACTCAACGATAACCTCCACAACGTATAACGAGAAGGACTACTCCGGGAGCATGCTAGATGAATTGAACTCGTTGCACCAATCCATTGCTGAACAAGTGGATGACTTCATTTCTGATATATACATGGCAGACGAGTCCTTCACTGCGGAGGACTCCAAAGAGGAGATCAGTAAGCTGGACGCGACCATCAGGAAAATGATTAAAGTtatcaaaaacttgaacaagagtgaccaaaaaaagatcaaGTGGATAAACACCTGGGAATGCAAATATTTCCCATCAGAAAGTAATACACTTGCGAAATAA
- the COQ11 gene encoding ubiquinone biosynthesis protein COQ11 (similar to Saccharomyces cerevisiae YLR290C; ancestral locus Anc_6.87): protein MVAAHLVVFGGNGFLGRRICQQALKSGFQVTALSRSGLAPRSQRRGDERWVQQVNWRSADVFEPESYKQHLQTATHVVHSLGILLEKESYKSILANPLSKLMGSNSNPLLYPRKDTTENPGFTYERMNKQSAVILAEAFAKTLQNTRHRLPMPPTFSYISADRWSPLVPAGYIDSKRAAETLLTKFENSFRPIFMRPGFMFDETTKYSLNLRTCLADISSTLNCANKLILRERFNALNKSIRPVVSTQRVASCLMEKIYDPKFNGVVTLTEMTS, encoded by the coding sequence ATGGTCGCAGCACACTTGGTAGTCTTTGGCGGGAATGGGTTTCTCGGGAGGAGAATATGCCAACAGGCGTTGAAATCAGGGTTCCAAGTGACCGCGCTGTCTCGCTCAGGGCTGGCCCCTAGGTCGCAGAGAAGGGGCGACGAGCGGTGGGTACAGCAGGTTAATTGGCGCTCCGCGGACGTGTTCGAACCAGAGAGTTACAAACAACATCTGCAAACCGCGACACACGTCGTCCACTCGCTAGGGATCCTGCTCGAAAAAGAGTCCTACAAATCAATCCTTGCTAACCCACTCTCCAAACTGATGGGATCAAATTCGAATCCGCTACTGTACCCACGGAAGGATACCACTGAAAATCCCGGTTTCACATATGAACGGATGAACAAGCAGAGCGCGGTTATACTGGCCGAGGCGTTCGCTAAGACGCTGCAGAACACGAGGCACAGACTGCCCATGCCGCCCACGTTCTCCTACATATCTGCTGACAGGTGGTCCCCGCTCGTGCCCGCTGGGTACATCGACTCCAAGAGAGCTGCAGAGACTTTGTTGACGAAGTTCGAAAACTCGTTCAGACCCATCTTTATGAGACCTGGGTTCATGTTCGACGAGACTACTAAATATTCGCTGAATTTAAGGACTTGCTTGGCAGATATAAGCAGTACCCTAAATTGTGCGAACAAACTGATATTGAGGGAAAGATTTAACGCCCTGAACAAAAGTATCAGACCTGTTGTATCCACGCAGCGGGTCGCATCTTGCCTGATGGAGAAAATCTACGACCCGAAATTCAACGGTGTAGTGACGCTAACCGAGATGACAAGTTga
- the KNAG0F03100 gene encoding uncharacterized protein, which translates to MSVKGRTSFNEVISKTHAIYKPERGRYWIYGALGCPFSQRVMLARSVKGLNSVIGLTVAHWLMGPNGWQFVQGDGKLVGNKAYRYDGGIESTEENNSGKFGDITDDTERLFVDGTPDPHYGVRSIRELYKMSDPEYSGVFSVPLLFDLKTNTIVNNDSGEIIRLLNSGIFDEFVNTETPVDLAPNDLLSELDEFNKWCQQGINSGVYKINNSTFQEEYETKSTELFDALDKVEAKLAAIYKELESRHCQDGKDEILSKFYLFANHITEADIRLYVTIIRFDSIYAQHFNCNWRSIRADYRFIHLWLRNLYWNHDSFRLTTNFDHIKLFYARSFRKTKPTGQIPMGPEFDILKL; encoded by the coding sequence ATGTCGGTGAAGGGAAGAACATCCTTCAACGAGGTCATTTCAAAGACACATGCAATTTACAAGCCAGAGCGGGGCCGTTACTGGATTTACGGTGCGCTTGGATGTCCGTTCTCCCAGAGGGTTATGCTGGCCCGGTCGGTAAAGGGCCTAAACTCGGTCATTGGCCTCACTGTGGCGCATTGGCTGATGGGTCCCAATGGGTGGCAGTTTGTTCAAGGTGACGGCAAGCTTGTGGGTAATAAGGCGTACCGGTACGATGGCGGTATCGAGTCCACTGAGGAGAACAATTCTGGCAAGTTTGGAGATATCACTGATGACACGGAGCGGCTGTTTGTTGACGGGACTCCAGACCCACATTATGGTGTGAGAAGCATCAGAGAACTGTACAAGATGAGCGACCCTGAATACAGTGGGGTGTTTTCTGTTCCCTTGCTATTTGATTTGAAGACAAACACTATCGTCAACAACGACAGCGGTGAAATCATCAGGCTGTTGAATAGCGGTATATTTGACGAGTTTGTCAACACTGAAACCCCTGTTGATTTGGCACCCAATGACCTGCTCTCTGAGCTGGATGAATTCAACAAATGGTGCCAGCAGGGGATAAACTCCGGTGTTTACAAAATCAACAATTCTACTTTTCAGGAGGAATACGAAACGAAATCTACCGAGCTGTTCGACGCTTTGGACAAAGTAGAGGCGAAACTGGCCGCAATATATAAGGAGTTGGAGTCGAGGCACTGCCAGGATGGGAAAGATGAGATTCTGTCAAAGTTCTACCTATTTGCCAACCACATCACTGAGGCTGATATTAGACTTTACGTCACCATCATCAGGTTTGACTCCATATACGCACAACAtttcaattgcaattggaggTCCATAAGGGCGGATTATCGTTTCATCCACCTATGGTTGAGGAACTTGTACTGGAATCATGATTCATTCAGATTGACGACCAACTTCGATCATATCAAGCTGTTTTACGCTAGATCGTTCaggaaaacaaaaccaaCTGGGCAGATCCCTATGGGTCCGGAATTTGACATCTTAAAGTTATGA
- the RPS30A gene encoding 40S ribosomal protein eS30 (similar to Saccharomyces cerevisiae RPS30A (YLR287C-A) and RPS30B (YOR182C); ancestral locus Anc_6.83), whose translation MAKVHGSLARAGKVKSQTPKVEKTEKPKKPKGRAYKRLLYTRRFVNVTLTNGKRRMNPGPNAK comes from the exons ATG GCTAAAGTTCACGGTTCTCTAGCTCGTGCTGGTAAAGTTAAGTCTCAAACCCCAAAGGTCGAAAAGACTGAAAAGCCAAAGAAGCCAAAGGGTAGAGCTTACAAGAGACTTTTGTACACCAGAAGATTCGTCAACGTTACTTTGACTAACGGTAAGAGAAGAATGAACCCAGGTCCAAACGCCAAATAA